Genomic window (Allostreptomyces psammosilenae):
CCCTCGGCGTCCGCCTGGGAGATCGAGCTCCCCGCGATGCGCCTGACCCTCACCCTCTCGCCCGACGCCTCGCGCGGCTTCTCCGGAGAGGGCGCGGTGCTCGACGCCCTGGCCACCGACGAGGCCGCCGAGGACGCCGAACTGGTCGGCGTCCTGCTCGCCTGGGAGCCCCGGATCGACGTCGCCGACCTCGCCGAGCAGGCCGGCCTCACCCCGGCGCGGGTCCGCGCGGCCCTCACCCGACTGGGCACCGCCGGCCGGGTCGGGTACGACACCGCCGAGGCCGCCTACTTCCACCGCGAGTTGCCCTACGAGGCCGAGCGGGCCGAGCGGCACAACCCCCGGCTCCGGGACGCCCGCGCCCTGGTCGAGGCCGGAGCCGTCCGCCTGGAGGCCGGCGGGCTGGCCACCGTCACCGTCGACGACCACCACCACCGGGTCCGCGCCGACGCGGCCGGCCGGCTCAGCTGCACCTGCCTGTGGTGGGCCAGGTACCGCGGCGGACGCGGCCCCTGCAAGCACGCCCTGGCCGTCCGGATCCAGCGCCGCGCCGCCACCGACGGCTCCGCCGGGCCGCGCGCGGGGGGATCGCGGAGCTGACGGCCGTGGCGGCGAGCGCCGGCCCAGTCGTCTGATCGGCGGGGCCCGCCTGCCGCGCGGCACCCGGGCCCGGCCTGGCCCGACCCTGGTCCTTAAACAAGTCGTTTTCAATAATGTGTTGCACACCGGGTGTTGCTCCTCCTAGGTTTGCCGCATGACGAACCATGAGACGACCGACGAACGCGTGCCCGCCGAGCCGTTCGCGGCACCCGATCCCGAACAGGCCCGAGCGGCACGGCGGTACCAGGCGCTGGCGCGGATCACCGAGCGCCACGGGGACGCCGACGAACGCCGGCTGTGGGAGGAGCGCGGCATCCCGCTCGGCCCGCTCGACGCCTGGCGCCGGGTGGCGCACCTGGCGGCCGGCGCGGCGATACCGGACGAGGGCCGGCCGTCGGTGGACGCCACCGACATCGCAGCCGCGCTCACCCTGGTGCACCAGGCCCGCGCCGAGGTGGACCAGTTGGAGATCGGCCTGCTGGAGATGGCCCGCGGGCGCGGCCTGACCTGGCAGCAGATCGCCTACAGCCTCGGCCTGGGCACGGCGCAGGCCGCCCGCCAGCGCCACCAGCGCCTGACCGGGCGGGCCGACTCCGACGAGGCGGGCACCGCGGACTGACCACCGCGCCCGTCCCACGACCGCCTCCCGCCTCCCGCCGGCCGCCGCCCGGCCCCGGGACGGGCGGCGGCCGGCGGGAGGCGCCCCACGCGGAGGCGCCGCCCGCCCGCGGGGCGGTCAGCCGTAGGTGTGCTGCTGCCCGTCACCCAGTGAGACGTGCTCCAGCACGTCCTCCATCGGGTCGTCGATCTGCCCCGTGGAGATCAGGGCGACCGTCGGCGCGTTGTGCGAGTCGGTGTGCGTCTCGTCGGCGTGCGCCGTGCCGACCGGCAGCCCGCAGGCCACCGCCGTCACCACCGCGCCGGCCAGCCAGCGGGCCGTCGTCCCCGCGCGACCGTCCTTCACCGTGTCCCCTCCTCATCTCTCCGGCGGCGTGGTCGCCGCCCGTCGCCAGGTGTATCCGCGAGGAGGGCGGTGAGGTCACGGGCCGGACGGCGAAGCCACCCGACGGTGGTCCGCGCCGCCGGCGAGGCCAAGGCCGCCGCGCCTCGGGCCCGGCGCCCACGGGCGGCTGGGTGGCGTGATCTTGCCGCTGTACCTACCAGTATGTACAGTGCTCGCGTGAACACCCCGGAACGCCTGATCGAAAGCACCCAGGAGCTCCTGTGGGAGCGCGGATACGTGGGCACCAGCCCCAGGGCGATCCAGCAGCGCGCCGGCGTGGGGCAGGGCAGCATGTACCACCACTTCGCCGGCAAGCCGGACCTGGCCCTGGCCGCGGTGCGACGCACCGCCGAGCGGATGCGGGCCCAGGCCGAGGCCCAGCTCTCCGGCCCCGGCACCGCCGTCGAACGGATCCGGGACTACCTGCTGCGGGAACGGGACGTCCTGCGCGGGTGCCCCATCGGCCGGCTCACCCAGGATCCCGACGTGGTCGGCGACCCCGCGCTCCGGCAGCCCGTGGAGGAGACCTTCGCCTGGCTGCGCGGACGCCTCGCGGCCGTCCTCGCCGAGGGCCGGGCCGGCGGCGAACTGCCGGCCGACCTCGACGCGGAGGACACCGCCGCGGCCGTCGTCGCCGTGCTCCAGGGCGGCTACGTCCTCGCCCGCGCCGCCGACTCGGTCGAACCGTTCGACCGCGCGATCAGCGGCGTGCTCGCCCTGCTCACCGCCCGGGCGGCACCCGCCACCGGGTGAGCGAGCCGGAGAGCGAGCCCGGTGACCGACCCGACCAAGGAGACCCGCCGTGTACGCCATGCAGTACGAGATCACCCTGCCCGCCGACTACGACATGGGCGTCATCCGCCACCGGGTGGCCACCAGGGGACACCGCACCGACGCCTTCCCGGGCCTCGGCATGAAGGCCTACCTGCTCCGCGAACGCGGCGTCGCCGGCTCCCCGGTCAACCAGTACGCCCCCTTCTACCTGTGGCACTCCGTCGGCGGGATGAACCGCTTCCTGTGGGGCGAGGGCGGCTTCGGCGGCATCGTCCAGGACTTCGGCCGCCCGTCCGTCGCCCACTGGACCGGCGTGGCCTGCCGTCCGGGACCGACCCGCGCCGCCGTCCCCCGCGCGGCCAGCCGCCGCACCGAGGCGCTGCCGGCCGGCGTCGACCCGGCCGTCGTCGTGCGCCGGGCCCTCGACGACCTCGACCGGCGCGCGGAGACCGACGGCGTGCACACCACCGCCCTCGCCGTCGACCCCGGGCAGTGGCGGCTCACCCGGCTCACCCTCTGGGAGCAGCCGGTCACCGAACTCCCCGCGCACACCGACGACGCGCCGGGCGGTGACCACGCGCGCTACGAGGTCGCCCACCTCTCCTCGCCGGAACTCGACGCCATCGCCGTGGGACGCCAGTGGTGACGGGACCGACGGGAGAGGATCGGCACGAGCACGAGCACGAGCACGAGCACGAGCAGGAGCGGCGGATGTCCCGGGAACACGCGGTCGCGATGATCGAGCGGCAGGCGGCGGCCTGCGCGGACCTCGGCTCGCCGCTCTACGCCGCCCTGCTGACCCGGGTGGCCGAGGACGTCCGCGCCGGCGGCCCGTGCGCGCAGGCCATCGCCGGGCACGAGGACGCCCCGGGGGACGCCCTGGTCTCCCTGCGGCTGCTCGGCGGGGTGCACGCCCTCGCCCTGAGCGGGCGCGCCCCCGAACTGGCCGCGCACTACCCCAGCACCGGCGGCGCCTTCGACCCGGCCCGACCGGACGCCGCCTGGCCGGCCTTCCGCGCGACCGTCGCCGCCCACACCGCGTGGATCCGCGACTGGATCACCCGGCCCCCGCAGACCAACGAGGTCGGCCGCGCGAACCTGCTGATCGCCGGGCTGCTGACCACCGTGCACGCCACCGGGCTCCCCGTCCGGCTGCTCGAGCTCGGCGCCAGCGCGGGCCTCAACCTGCGCGCCGACCACTTCCGCTGCGTCGGCCCGGGCTACGCCTGGGGCCCTGCCGACTCCCCGGTGCTCCTGGAGAACACCTGGCGCGCCTCCCCGCCGCCCTGGCTGACCGAGGCCGCCGCCGCGCACCCGGAACTGACCATCATCCAGCGCCGCGGCTGCGACCCCACGCCCATCGACCCCACCACCCCGGACGGCGCCCTGCGCCTGCGGGCCTACGTGTGGCCCGACCAGACCGCCCGGTTCGCCCGGCTGGACGGCGCCCTGCGGCTGGCCGCCCGGGTGCCGGCCGAGGTCGTCCCGCTCGGCGCCGCCGACTTCCTCGCCGGCGTCCGGCTGGAGCCCGGCACGCTCACCGTGGTCTGGCACTCCGTGATGCGGCAGTACGTCCCGGGCGCCGAGTGGGCGCGGGTGGAGGAGCAGCTCGACCGGCTGGCCGCCGCCAGCACGGAGCGGGCGGCGTTCGCCCAGATCGCCTTCGAGCCGCGGATCGGCGCCGAGCACAGCTTCCAACTGTCCGTGCGGCTCGGCGGCGCTCCGCCCCGGTACCTCGCCGAGGCCGCGCCGCACGGGTTGCCCGCCCACCCGCTGCCCGCCTCCTGACCCGTGGCCGGCCGCGGCTCGCCCAGCCGGTGTCGCCGGCCCACCGCCGGAGCCCGGCCCACCGCGAGCCCGCCCGGAGCGAGCGGGTAGCGTCACCGCCGTGACAGGCACCGCTCCCTCCGGGACTTCCGGGACGTACCGATGAGCGGCCTCGGGGCCGCCGAGATCGCGATCCTCGTGGTCGCCGCGCTGCTGGTGGGCTTCGCCAAGACCGCGATCGGCGGGGTCGGCGCGATCAGCGTCGCCCTGTTCGCCGCGGTGCTTCCGGCCCGGGAGTCCACCGGGGCGCTGCTCCCGCTGCTGCTGGTCGGCGACGTCCTCGCGGTGCGGGCCTACCGGCGGCACGTGGACTGGCCGGCGCTGCTGCGGCTGTTCCCCTCGGTGGCGGTGGGGGTGCTGTTCGGGGTGGCGTTCGTCGCCGTGGTCGACGACACCGTCATGCGGCGGACCATCGGCGGCATGCTGCTGGTCATCGTCGCCGTCCACCTGTGGCAGCGCCGGCGCTCCCGGGTGGCCGGGGGAGAGCTCGCCGACGCGGAGCCGCACCGCCCGCCGCCGGCGGTGACCTTCGGGTTCGGCCTGCTGGCCGGGTTCACCACGATGGTGGCCAACGCCGGCGGCGCGGTGATGTCCGTGTACCTGCTGTCGGCCGGCTTCAACGTGCTGGGCTTCCTCGGCACCGGCGCCTGGTTCTTCCTCATCGTCAACCTGTTCAAGGTGCCCTTCAGCGCCGCCCTCGGCCTGATCACCGTCGAGTCCCTGGCGCGGGCCGCGTTGCTCGCCGTCTTCGTGCTGATCGGCGCGGCCGTCGGCCGGGCGTCGGTGCGGCGCCTGGACCGGACGGTGTTCGAGCGCCTGGTACTGGTCTTCACCGTGCTCTCCAGCCTGAACCTGCTGCGCTGACGCCACCGGCGGGC
Coding sequences:
- a CDS encoding DUF4865 family protein → MYAMQYEITLPADYDMGVIRHRVATRGHRTDAFPGLGMKAYLLRERGVAGSPVNQYAPFYLWHSVGGMNRFLWGEGGFGGIVQDFGRPSVAHWTGVACRPGPTRAAVPRAASRRTEALPAGVDPAVVVRRALDDLDRRAETDGVHTTALAVDPGQWRLTRLTLWEQPVTELPAHTDDAPGGDHARYEVAHLSSPELDAIAVGRQW
- a CDS encoding DNA-binding protein, coding for MTNHETTDERVPAEPFAAPDPEQARAARRYQALARITERHGDADERRLWEERGIPLGPLDAWRRVAHLAAGAAIPDEGRPSVDATDIAAALTLVHQARAEVDQLEIGLLEMARGRGLTWQQIAYSLGLGTAQAARQRHQRLTGRADSDEAGTAD
- a CDS encoding DUF2332 domain-containing protein, which translates into the protein MTGPTGEDRHEHEHEHEHEQERRMSREHAVAMIERQAAACADLGSPLYAALLTRVAEDVRAGGPCAQAIAGHEDAPGDALVSLRLLGGVHALALSGRAPELAAHYPSTGGAFDPARPDAAWPAFRATVAAHTAWIRDWITRPPQTNEVGRANLLIAGLLTTVHATGLPVRLLELGASAGLNLRADHFRCVGPGYAWGPADSPVLLENTWRASPPPWLTEAAAAHPELTIIQRRGCDPTPIDPTTPDGALRLRAYVWPDQTARFARLDGALRLAARVPAEVVPLGAADFLAGVRLEPGTLTVVWHSVMRQYVPGAEWARVEEQLDRLAAASTERAAFAQIAFEPRIGAEHSFQLSVRLGGAPPRYLAEAAPHGLPAHPLPAS
- a CDS encoding TetR/AcrR family transcriptional regulator; the protein is MNTPERLIESTQELLWERGYVGTSPRAIQQRAGVGQGSMYHHFAGKPDLALAAVRRTAERMRAQAEAQLSGPGTAVERIRDYLLRERDVLRGCPIGRLTQDPDVVGDPALRQPVEETFAWLRGRLAAVLAEGRAGGELPADLDAEDTAAAVVAVLQGGYVLARAADSVEPFDRAISGVLALLTARAAPATG
- a CDS encoding sulfite exporter TauE/SafE family protein, yielding MSGLGAAEIAILVVAALLVGFAKTAIGGVGAISVALFAAVLPARESTGALLPLLLVGDVLAVRAYRRHVDWPALLRLFPSVAVGVLFGVAFVAVVDDTVMRRTIGGMLLVIVAVHLWQRRRSRVAGGELADAEPHRPPPAVTFGFGLLAGFTTMVANAGGAVMSVYLLSAGFNVLGFLGTGAWFFLIVNLFKVPFSAALGLITVESLARAALLAVFVLIGAAVGRASVRRLDRTVFERLVLVFTVLSSLNLLR